One part of the Sphingobium yanoikuyae genome encodes these proteins:
- a CDS encoding COG4315 family predicted lipoprotein: protein MWRRAAAILWLAQPEALWAQAADLPPEAASGEPLPAGVSIRKVGAQSVYVDAHGRTLYGMDMRAVTGRTGHQPLWCSGDCLTRWTPLAAPAKAEIMPAPPEFGGDRKAPRLKQDGPDWIVMQGPSGPQWVYKRVNLVFTRAGERPGTIGHEGEDALVWNSLKYVPAAPKIDAPADVTARLVDGRYLLVDGQGNLLVTHKGKACGTACADWRVFPAGMARRGMGAWTVRPDGDRAQWAYRDRPVFTIAGDDPADIPAEAEPLIP from the coding sequence ATGTGGCGCCGGGCGGCCGCGATCCTGTGGCTGGCGCAGCCCGAAGCGCTCTGGGCGCAGGCCGCCGACCTGCCGCCCGAGGCCGCAAGCGGCGAGCCGCTGCCGGCCGGTGTCAGCATCCGCAAGGTCGGTGCGCAGAGCGTCTATGTCGATGCCCATGGCCGCACCCTCTATGGCATGGATATGCGCGCCGTGACCGGGCGGACCGGGCACCAGCCGCTCTGGTGTTCGGGTGATTGCCTGACGCGATGGACGCCGCTGGCCGCGCCGGCCAAGGCGGAGATCATGCCCGCACCGCCCGAGTTCGGCGGCGATCGCAAGGCGCCCCGGCTGAAGCAGGATGGCCCCGACTGGATCGTGATGCAGGGACCGAGCGGGCCGCAATGGGTCTATAAGCGGGTCAATCTGGTCTTCACCCGTGCCGGCGAGCGGCCCGGCACGATCGGGCATGAGGGCGAGGACGCTCTGGTCTGGAACAGCCTCAAATATGTGCCGGCCGCGCCCAAGATCGACGCGCCGGCCGATGTGACGGCGCGGCTGGTGGACGGGCGCTATCTGCTGGTCGATGGCCAGGGCAATTTGCTGGTAACGCATAAAGGCAAGGCCTGTGGCACGGCCTGCGCCGACTGGCGCGTCTTCCCGGCGGGCATGGCGCGACGGGGCATGGGCGCCTGGACCGTGCGGCCCGATGGCGACCGCGCCCAATGGGCCTATCGCGACCGGCCGGTCTTCACCATCGCGGGCGACGACCCGGCGGACATTCCCGCCGAGGCCGAACCGCTGATCCCATGA
- a CDS encoding DUF1592 domain-containing protein, with translation MSRPFRHRARWALFAGLMLSACTVEKAPQTAAMPEASFAPLKTPLGQVAGMRRLTEAQYRNSIADIFGPDIKVAGRFEPIVRPVHELIATGASASTISPAGLEQFDAMARNIAAQVFAPDRRAQFMPCTPRDAAAPDADCAARTLMPIGRYLFRRPMTQEEIGAFVMMAGKGAGDGQGFYDGMQLALAAMLVSPQFLYIIESAEPDPEAPGSLRLDNHARAARLSYLLWNTTPNEALLRAADEGKLTDPAQLAAIAQKMVRSPRLEDGVRAFFADMLLFEKFDEMAKDQIVYPRFNPDVASALSEQMLRMIVDQLVTRQGDYRDLFTTRRTFINRALGPLYQAKVSSMQGWVPYEFADGDDRAGLLGQAGFLALYSHSGRSSPTLRGRAIRELLLCQPVPNPPGNVNFTAVQDVGNKAMPTARIRLNAHNSDPVCAACHKITDPLGLPLERFDGIGAFRPTENDAPIDTAGVFEGTAFQGNIGLGQALAASKSTTECVAGRAFQYATGRMPEDEEATAIALEQGFAADGYRIQALFLRVATMADAYRVSTLPLAKPQVAMMTSPHIREGDRP, from the coding sequence ATGAGCCGGCCGTTTCGCCACAGGGCGCGCTGGGCGTTGTTCGCCGGGCTGATGCTGAGCGCCTGCACGGTCGAAAAGGCGCCGCAGACCGCCGCCATGCCCGAGGCCAGCTTCGCACCCTTGAAGACGCCGCTGGGCCAGGTGGCGGGGATGCGCCGCCTGACCGAAGCGCAATATCGCAACAGCATCGCCGATATCTTCGGCCCCGACATCAAGGTCGCCGGCCGGTTCGAGCCGATCGTGCGGCCGGTGCATGAGCTGATCGCGACCGGCGCCAGCGCATCGACCATCTCGCCCGCCGGGCTGGAGCAGTTCGACGCGATGGCGCGCAACATCGCCGCGCAGGTCTTCGCGCCGGATCGCCGCGCCCAGTTCATGCCCTGCACGCCGCGCGATGCGGCCGCGCCCGATGCCGATTGCGCCGCGCGGACGCTGATGCCGATCGGTCGCTACCTGTTCCGCCGGCCGATGACGCAGGAGGAGATCGGCGCCTTCGTCATGATGGCGGGCAAGGGCGCTGGCGATGGTCAGGGCTTCTATGACGGGATGCAGCTGGCGCTCGCCGCCATGCTGGTGTCGCCGCAATTCCTCTACATCATCGAGAGCGCGGAGCCCGACCCGGAAGCGCCCGGCAGCCTGCGGCTCGACAATCATGCCCGCGCCGCGCGGCTGAGCTATCTGCTGTGGAATACGACGCCCAATGAGGCGCTGCTGCGCGCGGCCGACGAGGGCAAGCTGACCGATCCGGCTCAGCTCGCGGCGATCGCGCAGAAGATGGTGCGTTCGCCCCGGCTGGAGGATGGCGTGCGCGCCTTCTTCGCCGACATGCTGTTGTTCGAGAAGTTCGACGAGATGGCCAAGGACCAGATCGTCTATCCCCGCTTCAATCCCGATGTCGCGTCCGCCCTGTCCGAACAGATGCTGCGCATGATCGTCGACCAGTTGGTGACGCGGCAGGGCGATTATCGCGACCTGTTCACCACCCGGCGGACCTTCATCAACCGGGCGCTGGGGCCGCTCTATCAGGCCAAGGTGTCCAGCATGCAGGGCTGGGTGCCCTATGAATTTGCCGATGGCGACGATCGCGCCGGGCTGCTGGGCCAGGCCGGTTTCCTGGCGCTCTATTCCCATTCGGGGCGCAGTTCGCCCACCCTGCGTGGCCGGGCGATCCGCGAGCTGCTGCTGTGCCAGCCGGTGCCCAACCCGCCGGGCAACGTCAATTTCACCGCCGTCCAGGATGTCGGCAACAAGGCGATGCCGACCGCGCGCATTCGCCTGAACGCCCATAATAGCGATCCGGTCTGTGCCGCCTGCCACAAGATCACCGACCCGCTGGGCCTGCCGCTGGAGCGGTTCGACGGCATCGGCGCCTTCCGCCCGACCGAGAATGACGCGCCGATCGATACCGCCGGCGTGTTTGAGGGGACGGCCTTCCAGGGCAATATCGGCCTGGGCCAGGCGCTGGCGGCGAGCAAGTCGACCACCGAATGCGTTGCCGGCCGCGCTTTCCAATATGCGACCGGGCGCATGCCGGAGGATGAGGAGGCGACCGCCATCGCGCTGGAACAGGGCTTCGCCGCCGATGGCTATCGCATCCAGGCGCTGTTCCTGCGGGTCGCGACCATGGCCGATGCCTATCGCGTCAGCACCTTGCCGCTGGCCAAGCCGCAGGTCGCGATGATGACCAGCCCGCATATCCGAGAAGGAGACCGCCCATGA
- a CDS encoding DUF1552 domain-containing protein, producing MSFTLDRRTALRGMVNGMAVAVGLPLLDIFLDGNGTAMAATGAPMPIRFGTWFWGLGVNPPRWFPSAAGKDYELKVELASIEALKHKVNILGDFTLPLDGKPNLPHITGGIGIRTGMAIDSDRGLPGPSFDVSIGDVIGTRTRFRSIELSATGDPRNSLSGRGNGNLNPAEVSPAALYTRLFGAGFHDPNSATFTPDPAVMARRSVLSGVSDQRQALEARLGAADRQRLDQYFTSLRQLENQLDVQLTKPAPMQACVVPPKVPDLPVNAEIENVMRNHEIMTDLLVMAMACDNVRLFNMNFNNGASSLTRVGSTITHHQLTHEEVLDNRLGYQPEVTFYVDKCMEAWTYFIKAMDAVKEGDRTLLDNSLVFAHSETEFAKFHTIDNIPMMTAGSAGGRIHTGQYITGDGSPVSRVGLTLQQAMGVPVDRWGTGSLETNKIIPGLIV from the coding sequence ATGAGCTTCACCCTCGATCGCCGCACCGCGCTGCGCGGCATGGTCAACGGCATGGCCGTGGCCGTCGGTCTGCCGCTGCTCGACATCTTCCTCGACGGCAACGGCACCGCCATGGCGGCAACCGGCGCGCCGATGCCGATCCGCTTCGGCACCTGGTTCTGGGGGCTGGGCGTCAATCCGCCGCGCTGGTTCCCCAGCGCCGCCGGCAAGGATTATGAGCTGAAGGTCGAGCTGGCCTCGATCGAGGCGCTCAAGCACAAGGTCAATATCCTGGGCGACTTCACCCTGCCGCTCGACGGCAAGCCCAACCTGCCGCACATCACCGGCGGCATCGGTATCCGCACCGGCATGGCGATCGATTCCGACCGGGGCCTGCCGGGGCCGTCCTTCGACGTGTCGATCGGCGACGTGATCGGCACCCGCACCCGCTTCCGCTCGATCGAACTGTCGGCGACCGGCGATCCGCGCAATTCGCTGTCCGGGCGCGGCAATGGCAATCTCAACCCGGCGGAAGTGTCGCCCGCAGCCCTTTATACAAGGCTGTTCGGTGCCGGCTTCCATGATCCCAACAGCGCGACCTTCACCCCCGATCCGGCGGTCATGGCGCGGCGCAGTGTCCTGTCCGGCGTGTCCGACCAGCGCCAGGCGCTGGAGGCGCGGCTGGGCGCGGCCGACAGGCAGCGGCTCGACCAATATTTCACCTCGCTGCGGCAGCTGGAAAACCAGCTCGACGTGCAGCTGACCAAGCCGGCGCCGATGCAGGCCTGTGTCGTGCCGCCCAAGGTGCCCGACCTGCCGGTCAATGCCGAGATCGAGAATGTGATGCGCAATCACGAGATCATGACCGACCTGCTGGTAATGGCGATGGCGTGCGACAATGTCCGCCTGTTCAACATGAACTTCAACAATGGCGCATCGTCGCTGACGCGGGTCGGCAGCACCATCACCCATCATCAGTTGACCCATGAGGAGGTGCTGGACAACCGGTTGGGCTATCAGCCCGAAGTCACCTTCTATGTCGACAAGTGCATGGAAGCCTGGACCTATTTCATCAAGGCGATGGACGCGGTGAAGGAAGGCGACCGCACCCTGCTGGATAACAGCCTGGTCTTTGCCCATAGCGAGACCGAGTTCGCCAAATTCCACACCATCGACAATATCCCGATGATGACGGCAGGATCGGCCGGCGGGCGCATCCATACCGGCCAATATATCACCGGCGACGGATCGCCGGTCAGCCGGGTCGGCCTGACCCTGCAACAGGCGATGGGCGTGCCGGTCGACCGTTGGGGCACGGGCAGTCTGGAGACGAACAAGATCATCCCCGGACTGATTGTTTGA
- a CDS encoding glycosyl hydrolase family 28-related protein, which translates to MYRGLSGACASVLLCLAAAQPAFASPSVYTAMPDDARAVTVKGVGDGRADDSAAIQQALDAAAATPGGGIVFLPQGTYRISRTLFLWPGVRIFGIGAQRPVILLGANTPGFQRGVAHMLIFTGGKRQTDKESWPAAFPPAGSVPFDKAIADANPGTFYSALGNIDFSIMDGNPAATAIRFHSAQHSFVSHVDFDIGSGLAGLYHVANEAEDLHFKGGRYGILAEKTSPAWPFALVDATFEGQRDAAIREHEAGLTLLNVAFRNVPVGIEIDRGYGDWLWGQDVRFENVSKAGVIISNEKNVYTQVGFQNVLAANTPTFARFRESGRTVAGQGNAYKVSSFTHGLTLPGLGRIGDYKTDMQAQPIASLPAPGAPAIRPLPPVAEWVNVRALGAKGDNVTDDTAVLQKAIDSHRVVYLPAGFYKVSDTLRLRADTVLIGLHPSLTQIVLPDGTPAFQGVGAPKALIESAQGGDAIVAGLALDTNGANPRATGLLWKAGASSMVNDVKFQGGHGTDAFDGSRRNPYNNNATADPDASRRWGGQYASLWVTQGGGGTFANIWSPSTFGHPGILISDTQTPGRLIQASVEHHVRTEIGLNRVANWELLAPQTEGEAGESGDAVALEIRDSRNILVANFHGYRVTRTRKPAPTAVSLYNSHDIRFRNVHVNAESGVGTCDENGCGTFLRLTKYPFENAIQDITHGLEVREREFAVLDVPAKPDPVAPSTFGGASVQKLADGFYGLGGGAVDAQGRLYFIDRFFQRIWRWSDAGRLEMIRDAALDPVNLTIDKSGNLLVLSSYGRNGTVYSVTPGAPDTQVSVIPATAAGQGAAATIFPVNWWVNGEFRDQIDPKTYQFTTLADMFARDTAQSNAQAYVSPDGSIALPAWRVFAQGPVDHRGLRFSHTLDSYGFVQGKPGQRIYVTNGSENRTYSALVAGNGTLTDLKPFADRGGEGVVSDAQGRVYVANGQVFVYAPDGKPIGRIDVPERPLQLLFGAPDGKTLFMLSHHGLYAARVE; encoded by the coding sequence ATGTATCGTGGATTGAGTGGAGCCTGTGCGTCGGTGTTGCTATGTCTGGCGGCGGCGCAGCCGGCTTTCGCGTCCCCGTCCGTCTATACCGCCATGCCCGACGATGCGCGCGCCGTGACGGTGAAGGGCGTGGGCGATGGCCGCGCCGATGACAGCGCCGCGATCCAGCAGGCGCTCGACGCCGCCGCCGCGACGCCCGGCGGCGGCATCGTCTTCCTGCCCCAGGGCACCTATCGCATCAGCCGCACCCTTTTCCTATGGCCGGGCGTGCGCATCTTCGGCATTGGCGCCCAGCGTCCGGTGATCCTGCTCGGCGCCAACACGCCCGGCTTCCAGCGCGGCGTCGCCCATATGCTGATCTTCACCGGCGGCAAGCGCCAGACCGACAAGGAAAGCTGGCCCGCCGCCTTCCCGCCGGCCGGCAGCGTGCCATTCGACAAGGCAATTGCCGACGCCAATCCGGGCACCTTCTATTCCGCGCTCGGCAATATCGATTTCAGCATCATGGACGGCAATCCGGCGGCGACCGCGATCCGCTTCCATTCCGCCCAACACAGTTTCGTCAGCCATGTCGATTTCGACATCGGTTCGGGCCTCGCCGGCCTTTACCATGTCGCCAACGAGGCGGAGGATCTGCACTTCAAGGGCGGCCGCTATGGCATCCTCGCGGAAAAGACCTCGCCGGCCTGGCCCTTCGCCCTGGTCGACGCGACGTTCGAGGGACAGCGCGACGCCGCCATTCGCGAGCATGAAGCGGGCCTGACCCTGCTCAATGTCGCCTTCCGCAACGTGCCGGTCGGGATCGAGATCGACCGGGGCTATGGCGACTGGCTCTGGGGCCAGGATGTCCGGTTCGAAAATGTGTCGAAGGCCGGCGTCATCATCTCCAACGAGAAGAATGTCTATACCCAGGTCGGCTTCCAGAATGTGCTGGCCGCCAACACCCCGACCTTCGCCCGTTTCCGCGAAAGCGGCCGGACGGTGGCTGGGCAGGGGAATGCCTACAAGGTCTCCTCCTTCACCCATGGCCTGACCCTGCCGGGCCTTGGCCGGATCGGCGACTACAAGACCGACATGCAGGCGCAGCCGATCGCCAGCCTGCCGGCGCCCGGCGCGCCTGCCATTCGCCCGCTGCCGCCCGTCGCCGAATGGGTGAATGTCCGCGCCTTGGGGGCGAAGGGCGACAATGTCACGGACGACACCGCCGTACTGCAGAAGGCGATCGACAGCCATCGTGTCGTTTACCTCCCCGCCGGTTTCTACAAGGTCAGCGATACGTTGCGGCTGCGCGCCGATACGGTGCTGATCGGCCTCCACCCCAGCCTGACCCAGATCGTCCTGCCCGATGGCACGCCCGCCTTTCAGGGCGTTGGCGCGCCCAAGGCGCTCATTGAAAGCGCGCAGGGTGGCGACGCGATCGTCGCTGGCCTGGCGCTCGACACCAATGGCGCCAATCCGCGCGCGACCGGCTTGCTATGGAAGGCCGGCGCCAGTTCCATGGTCAACGACGTCAAGTTCCAGGGCGGCCATGGCACCGATGCCTTCGATGGCAGCCGGCGCAATCCCTATAACAACAACGCCACCGCCGATCCCGACGCATCGCGCCGCTGGGGTGGCCAATATGCCAGCCTCTGGGTGACGCAGGGCGGCGGGGGCACCTTCGCCAATATCTGGAGCCCCAGCACCTTCGGCCATCCGGGCATATTGATCTCCGACACGCAAACGCCGGGCCGGTTGATCCAGGCCTCGGTCGAACATCATGTCCGCACCGAAATCGGCCTCAACCGCGTCGCCAACTGGGAATTGCTGGCGCCCCAGACCGAGGGGGAGGCGGGCGAGAGCGGCGATGCCGTCGCGCTCGAAATCCGCGATTCCCGCAACATCCTGGTCGCCAATTTCCACGGTTATCGCGTCACCCGCACGCGCAAGCCTGCGCCGACCGCCGTGTCGCTCTACAATTCGCACGATATCCGCTTCCGCAACGTCCATGTGAACGCGGAAAGCGGGGTCGGCACCTGCGACGAAAATGGCTGTGGCACCTTCCTGCGCCTCACCAAATATCCGTTCGAGAATGCGATTCAGGACATCACCCACGGCCTGGAAGTGCGCGAGCGCGAATTCGCCGTACTGGATGTGCCGGCGAAACCCGATCCGGTCGCCCCCTCGACCTTCGGCGGCGCCAGCGTTCAAAAGCTCGCTGACGGTTTCTATGGTCTGGGCGGCGGCGCGGTGGACGCACAGGGCCGGCTCTATTTCATCGACCGTTTCTTCCAGCGCATCTGGCGCTGGTCCGACGCGGGCCGGCTGGAGATGATCCGCGACGCCGCGCTCGATCCGGTGAACCTGACCATCGACAAGTCGGGCAATCTGCTCGTCCTCTCCTCCTATGGCCGCAACGGCACGGTCTACAGCGTCACCCCCGGCGCGCCGGACACGCAGGTCAGCGTCATCCCGGCGACGGCTGCGGGGCAGGGCGCTGCCGCCACCATCTTCCCGGTCAACTGGTGGGTGAATGGCGAGTTCAGGGACCAGATCGATCCCAAGACCTATCAGTTCACCACGCTTGCCGACATGTTCGCCCGCGATACCGCCCAGTCCAATGCGCAGGCCTATGTCTCGCCCGACGGCAGCATCGCCCTGCCGGCCTGGCGCGTCTTCGCCCAGGGACCGGTCGACCATCGCGGCCTGCGCTTCTCCCACACGCTCGACAGCTATGGCTTCGTTCAGGGCAAGCCGGGCCAGCGCATCTATGTCACCAACGGATCGGAAAACCGCACCTACAGCGCGCTGGTCGCGGGCAACGGTACGCTGACCGACCTCAAGCCCTTCGCCGATCGTGGCGGGGAGGGCGTGGTCAGCGACGCGCAGGGCCGGGTCTATGTCGCCAATGGTCAGGTCTTCGTCTACGCGCCCGACGGCAAGCCGATCGGCCGGATCGACGTGCCCGAACGGCCGCTACAACTGCTGTTCGGCGCCCCGGACGGCAAGACCCTGTTCATGCTGTCGCACCACGGCCTCTACGCGGCGCGGGTGGAATAG
- a CDS encoding TonB-dependent receptor plug domain-containing protein has translation MNVQIAIHRHMAGVSLAAVAIMALAGTAQAQTEPAAEPVPQAQTSDAPAAQSADIIVTGSRITTSGFNAPTPTTVIGEEQIANNAQPNIFNTIAQLPSLQGSTGAATGTFSTSSGQQGLSSFSLRGLGAIRTLTLLDGQRVVGANVTGVPDISMFPQLLVKRVDVVTGGASASYGSDAVGGVVNFITDTHFEGFKGNILGSITKYGDDETALVQAAYGKSFMDDRLHLVVSGEYDHEGGVGAGDFGTDLAGSRNWYRATTLMNTGQTNNGLPQYNYRDYAQPYQYARYGLINNGPLQGIAFDQNGNPYQFNYGSNGTPTGTGAVTNCYRGNSFCEGGDLSGAPGSGASLKSSLERINGYGRIGYDFADNNEAYVTVNVAQVKTNNQPSPGYGRANLTVQCSNPYLPQSVRDQCATAGITSFGFGSSNAAFPDPQVYTDRKQYRFVAGAKGKFGAAGTDWNYDAYYEHGITISDIRVKDIVLQNRYAAAANAITLNGAIVCADPAARALGCQPINIFGGFTPSAAALAYVAPHDNGPFQHTKLTQDVASLNFSGNPVELWAGPLSVAFGAEYRREFYRVNADPYGAGVSDLSPNSADYPADPLLNGAQGSNWAAGNYKNGRGKYEVYEGFVEIDMPLFDSEAVGRANLNAAGRGTHYSTSGTVWAWKVGGTWDTPLDGIRLRAVTSRDVRAPNLSELFAAPTVTTLPNFSDPFQGAAVQAFQNTIGNPNLKPEIARNTEIGIVLARPSWLPGLSLSFDYYDIKLKGVVSSLSAQQIVQFCYDGNQAFCGGFSLDNANPSLNYINVQPFNLASWRTSGFDIEASYQWQQPLGLPGNFTVRALGTHIRKFIVNAGIAGVDPVDQAGANNGNTPDWKWLAVQTYDSGKFSLTVQERWISDGTFGNQYVVCQSSCPASTANHPTIDYNKMKGAFYVDIGATFKFSDRVSLYGKVDNLFDKDPVASPQTNTGLDINPALYDTLGRIYRAGVRFNF, from the coding sequence ATGAACGTGCAGATCGCAATCCATCGGCATATGGCGGGCGTCAGCCTGGCCGCCGTCGCCATCATGGCGCTGGCCGGCACCGCCCAGGCCCAGACCGAACCGGCGGCCGAACCCGTGCCACAGGCCCAGACGAGCGATGCGCCGGCCGCACAGAGCGCCGACATCATCGTCACCGGATCGCGCATCACCACCAGCGGCTTCAATGCGCCGACGCCCACCACCGTCATCGGTGAGGAGCAGATCGCCAATAACGCGCAGCCCAACATCTTCAACACCATTGCCCAGCTGCCCTCGCTCCAGGGGTCGACCGGCGCCGCCACCGGCACCTTCTCCACCTCCAGCGGCCAGCAGGGCCTCAGCTCCTTCTCGCTGCGCGGCCTGGGCGCGATCCGCACCCTGACCCTGCTCGACGGCCAGCGCGTCGTCGGCGCCAATGTCACCGGCGTGCCCGACATCTCGATGTTCCCGCAGCTGCTGGTGAAGCGCGTCGACGTCGTCACCGGCGGTGCCTCAGCCTCCTACGGCTCGGACGCGGTCGGCGGCGTGGTCAATTTCATCACCGACACCCATTTCGAAGGCTTCAAGGGCAATATCCTTGGCAGCATCACCAAATATGGCGATGACGAAACCGCGCTGGTCCAGGCCGCCTATGGCAAATCCTTCATGGATGATCGTCTGCATTTGGTGGTCAGCGGCGAATATGACCATGAAGGCGGCGTGGGTGCCGGCGACTTCGGCACCGATCTGGCCGGCAGCCGCAACTGGTATCGCGCCACCACGCTGATGAACACCGGCCAGACCAACAACGGCCTGCCACAATATAATTACCGCGATTACGCCCAGCCCTATCAATATGCCCGCTACGGCCTGATCAACAATGGCCCGCTGCAGGGCATCGCCTTCGACCAGAATGGCAATCCCTATCAGTTCAACTATGGATCGAACGGCACGCCGACCGGCACCGGCGCGGTCACCAACTGCTATCGCGGCAACAGCTTCTGCGAGGGCGGCGACCTGTCGGGCGCACCCGGCTCGGGCGCCTCGCTCAAATCCTCGCTGGAACGCATCAACGGCTATGGCCGGATCGGCTATGATTTCGCCGACAACAACGAAGCCTATGTCACGGTCAATGTCGCGCAGGTGAAGACCAACAACCAGCCCAGCCCCGGCTATGGCCGCGCCAACCTGACCGTCCAATGCTCCAACCCCTATCTGCCCCAGTCGGTGCGCGACCAGTGCGCCACGGCCGGCATCACCTCCTTCGGCTTCGGCTCGTCCAACGCCGCCTTCCCCGATCCGCAGGTCTATACCGATCGCAAGCAATATCGCTTCGTCGCCGGCGCCAAGGGCAAGTTCGGCGCGGCCGGCACCGACTGGAACTATGACGCCTATTATGAGCATGGCATCACCATCTCGGACATCCGGGTGAAGGATATCGTGCTGCAGAACCGCTATGCCGCAGCGGCCAATGCGATCACCCTCAACGGTGCGATCGTCTGCGCCGATCCGGCCGCTCGCGCGCTCGGTTGCCAGCCGATCAACATCTTCGGCGGCTTCACCCCCTCGGCGGCCGCGCTCGCCTATGTCGCGCCGCATGACAATGGCCCGTTCCAGCACACCAAGCTGACCCAGGACGTCGCCAGCCTCAACTTCTCGGGCAATCCGGTGGAATTGTGGGCAGGCCCGCTCTCGGTCGCCTTCGGTGCCGAATATCGCCGCGAATTCTATCGCGTGAACGCCGACCCCTATGGCGCGGGCGTGTCCGACCTCAGCCCCAACAGCGCCGATTATCCGGCCGACCCGCTGCTCAACGGTGCGCAGGGCAGCAACTGGGCAGCCGGCAACTACAAGAATGGTCGCGGCAAATATGAAGTCTATGAAGGCTTCGTGGAAATCGACATGCCGCTGTTCGACAGCGAAGCGGTCGGCCGCGCCAATCTGAACGCCGCGGGCCGTGGTACCCATTACAGCACGTCGGGCACGGTCTGGGCGTGGAAGGTCGGCGGCACCTGGGATACGCCGCTCGACGGCATCCGCCTGCGCGCCGTCACCTCGCGCGATGTCCGGGCGCCCAATCTGTCGGAACTGTTCGCCGCGCCGACCGTCACGACCCTGCCGAACTTCAGCGATCCCTTCCAGGGCGCAGCGGTTCAGGCATTCCAGAACACCATCGGCAACCCCAATCTGAAGCCCGAAATCGCCCGCAACACCGAAATCGGCATCGTGCTGGCGCGTCCCTCCTGGCTACCGGGCCTCAGCCTGTCGTTCGACTATTATGACATCAAGCTGAAGGGCGTCGTCTCCAGCCTGTCGGCGCAGCAGATCGTCCAGTTCTGCTATGACGGCAATCAGGCCTTCTGCGGCGGCTTCAGCCTCGACAATGCCAATCCCAGCCTCAACTATATCAATGTCCAGCCGTTCAACCTTGCCTCCTGGCGGACCAGCGGCTTCGATATCGAGGCGAGCTATCAGTGGCAGCAGCCCTTGGGCCTGCCGGGCAACTTCACCGTCCGCGCGCTGGGCACCCATATCCGCAAGTTCATCGTCAACGCCGGCATTGCCGGTGTCGATCCGGTCGACCAGGCGGGCGCCAACAACGGCAACACGCCCGACTGGAAATGGCTGGCGGTGCAGACCTATGACAGCGGCAAGTTCAGCCTGACGGTGCAGGAACGCTGGATCAGCGACGGCACGTTCGGCAACCAATATGTCGTCTGCCAGTCGTCCTGCCCGGCCTCGACCGCGAACCACCCGACCATCGATTACAACAAGATGAAGGGGGCCTTCTATGTCGACATCGGCGCCACCTTCAAGTTCAGCGACCGTGTGTCCCTCTATGGCAAGGTCGACAATCTGTTCGACAAGGATCCGGTCGCCTCGCCCCAGACCAACACCGGTCTCGACATCAACCCGGCGCTCTACGACACGCTGGGCCGCATCTATCGCGCCGGTGTCCGCTTCAATTTCTGA